From the genome of Parasteatoda tepidariorum isolate YZ-2023 chromosome X1, CAS_Ptep_4.0, whole genome shotgun sequence, one region includes:
- the LOC107440008 gene encoding BTB/POZ domain-containing protein KCTD9 isoform X3, giving the protein MYTAQGGEVDDINLIRDADVLYVSSGEPFIEIVQSTSNEPISKQFASHRPPAALISKETVSNPDWLLLNVGGRHFATTRSTLLTKEPNSMLACMIASEESSLLRPSSVDNYGAFLIDRSPVYFEPILNYLRHGQLILDKTTNPRGVLEEARFFGIESLVKILEKNVQEEQHSFSDGAALTRRDVINALISTSYATELRFQGVNLSHADLSRLDLRHINFKYANLHEAKLSGANLSYCCLERTDLSHANLEGAILLGVKMLCANLEGANLRSCNMEDPAGNRANMEGVNLKGAVLEGSQMAGVNLRVATLKNANLQNCDLRGAVLAGADLENCDLSGSDLHEANLRGANLKDTAFELMLTPLHMSQAIR; this is encoded by the exons aGATGCTGATGTGCTGTATGTGTCCTCTGGAGAACCATTTATTG AGATTGTGCAATCAACTTCAAATGAACCAATTTCCAAACAGTTTGCTTCACATAGGCCTCCTGCTGCCTTGATTTCTAAGGAAACTGTTTCAAATCCAGATTGGCTGCTCTTAAATGTTGGTGGAAGACATTTTGCAACTACAAG aagTACATTACTGACCAAAGAACCAAACTCTATGCTTGCCTGTATGATAGCATCTGAAGAGAGCTCACTTCTTCGCCCAAGTTCAGTTGATAACTATGGTGCTTTTCTTATTGACCGTAGTCCTGTCTATTTTGAACCTATACTGAATTATTTGAGGCATGGTCAATTAATACTTGATAAAACCACTAATCCAAGAG GTGTTTTAGAAGAAGCAAGATTTTTTGGCATTGAAAGTTTGGTTAAAATACTAGAAAAGAATGTGCAG gaAGAGCAACATTCTTTTTCTGATGGTGCAGCTCTTACTCGCCGAGATgttataaatgcattaatatCTACGTCTTATGCAACTGAACTGAGATTTCAg GGTGTAAATTTATCCCATGCTGATTTGTCTCGATTAGATCTAAggcacataaattttaaatatgcaaaccTTCATGAAGCAAAGCTATCTGGAGCAAATCTCAGTTACTGTTGTCTAGAACGAACAGATTTATCTCATGCTAATCTTGAA GGTGCAATTTTACTAGGTGTAAAAATGCTTTGTGCAAATCTTGAAGGTGCAAATTTAAGGTCTTGTAATATGGAAGACCCTGCCGGAAATAGAGCTAATATGGAAG GTGTAAACTTGAAAGGTGCAGTTTTGGAAGGAAGTCAAATGGCGGGTGTCAACTTGAGAGTAGCTACTctgaaaaatgcaaatttacaGAACTGTGATCTTCGGGGTGCTGTTCTAGCTGGTGCTGATCTTGAA aATTGTGATCTTTCTGGTAGTGACTTACATGAAGCCAATCTTAGAGGAGCTAATTTAAAAGATACAGCTTTTGAACTTATGTTGACTCCTCTTCATATGTCACAAGCAATACGATAA